In Solenopsis invicta isolate M01_SB chromosome 1, UNIL_Sinv_3.0, whole genome shotgun sequence, one genomic interval encodes:
- the LOC120358134 gene encoding uncharacterized protein LOC120358134 has translation MATKINEHDCVMKQDSQANDKECSSGTKVKRKSRSARRRLHATMSNTSLHFSDTDSEGELTIITTKIGKLNPVPQAPRENPVISVTETEGTEASAAMKVNVNLDYLISDGEARSRSRRSSFAENLTDVDEIYSEIEEKNTNSNLNVIDNSYQGETDLEDMEGDDDIQPTIYVAPRSDILIEYGGEMVTTKEGDGPFSTEVRNRLSREEISIDQKDALNIPDMPNTDSEDMEGSEDETKLDEAAAYNHVYEDLDMVASQIVMSNKIENTLHVPDVDEAINDYHTDIEDVD, from the coding sequence ATGGCAACGAAAATCAATGAGCACGATTGCGTCATGAAGCAGGACAGTCAAGCGAATGACAAGGAGTGTTCCTCCGGAACAAAGGTCAAGCGCAAGTCTAGATCCGCCAGAAGACGCTTGCATGCTACGATGAGCAACACATCGTTGCACTTCTCCGATACGGACTCCGAGGGCGAGTTGACAATAATCACCACTAAGATCGGCAAGCTTAACCCCGTGCCGCAAGCCCCGCGAGAAAATCCGGTAATCTCTGTGACCGAGACGGAAGGCACTGAGGCTTCGGCTGCGATGAAGGTCAACGTCAATCTGGATTACCTTATATCCGACGGTGAGGCCAGATCTCGGTCGCGGCGCAGCAGCTTTGCAGAAAATCTCACTGACGTCGATGAGATCTACAGCGAGATCGAAGAGAAAAACACCAATAGCAACTTAAACGTAATTGATAACAGTTATCAAGGAGAAACAGATTTGGAGGACATGGAGGGTGATGACGACATTCAACCGACGATTTATGTCGCGCCGAGATCGGACATCCTGATCGAATACGGCGGCGAGATGGTCACGACCAAGGAAGGCGACGGACCGTTCTCCACGGAAGTGCGAAACCGATTGTCGCGAGAAGAGATTTCCATCGACCAGAAAGACGCTCTGAACATTCCGGATATGCCAAACACCGACAGCGAGGATATGGAAGGATCCGAAGATGAGACTAAGTTGGACGAGGCGGCCGCTTACAATCACGTGTACGAGGACCTTGACATGGTCGCGTCGCAAATCGTTATGTCCAATAAAATCGAGAACACCTTGCACGTTCCGGACGTCGATGAAGCTATCAACGATTACCATACCGATATCGAGGATGTCGATTAA
- the LOC105201769 gene encoding bifunctional peptidase and arginyl-hydroxylase JMJD5 isoform X3, giving the protein MITVSWELLTKELKNIPIEIKLHLTSIINILQTSDKQLTSEKWINASITRVEACLDRTWEVLNSGYWKDVSIEYRYCYSLCVIVKAVLLELQYKINAESCADKEKKKTVLKNIINQIDRGILLGAPLPSMPNLLTAIATKLNNCYAEESDTINIEDISINHERTDYLISNCPDRYFEKPSMQTFYNKIFMPKLPAVLTECITHWKALTLWKNSNYLNKVAGSRTVPIEIGSRYTEEDWTQNLVNFSEFLQKHVIASNSEVGYLAQHQLFEQIPELKEDFEVPEYCCFSDSEENDAESSEVDINAWFGPANTVSPLHFDPKNNLLSQVFGYKRVILYSPTETDKLYPYDSRLLNNTAQVDPIRPDYDKWPNFREANGMTVYLKPGEMLYIPPKWWHHVTALTPSFSISFWWN; this is encoded by the exons ATGATAACAGTCTCCTGGGAATTGTTaacaaaagaattgaaaaatatacctaTTGAAATAAAACTACACTTGACATCAATAATCAACATACTACAAACATCTGACAAACAATT AACTTCAGAAAAGTGGATAAATGCTTCAATAACAAGAGTGGAAGCTTGTTTAGACCGCACATGGGAGGTATTGAATTCAGGCTACTGGAAAGATGTCTCAATAGAATACAGATATTGTTATTCTCTATGTGTTATTGTAAAg GCTGTATTATTAGAACttcagtataaaataaatgctgAAAGTTGTGCTgataaagagaagaaaaagactgtattgaagaatattattaacCAAATTGATAGAGGCATTTTGTTAGGCGCACCTCTTCCCAGTATGCCAAATTTATTAACAGCTATTGCCACGAAGTTAAATAACTGTTATGCTG aaGAATCTGATACTATAAATATAGAAGATATTTCAATTAATCATGAAAGGACTGACTACTTAATTTCTAATTGCCCGgatagatattttgaaaaacCTTCAATGcaaacattttacaataaaatttttatgccaAAGTTACCAGCTGTATTAACAG AGTGTATAACTCACTGGAAAGCGTTAACATTATGGAAGAAttctaattatttgaataaagttGCGGGATCTCGGACAGTACCTATTGAAATTGGATCCCGTTATACTGAAGAAGATTGGACACAGAATCTTgttaatttttctgaatttttacaAAAGCACGTTATTGCAAGTAACAGTGAAGTTGGGTATTTAGCACAACATCAATTATTCGAACAG ATACCAGAATTGAAAGAGGATTTTGAAGTACCAGAGTATTGTTGCTTTTCGGATAGCGAAGAGAATGATGCAGAATCATCAGAAGTTGATATAAACGCTTGGTTTGGACCCGCTAATACAGTGTCGCCTTTGCATTTTGATCCAAAAAACAATCTGCTTTCTCAG GTATTTGGTTACAAAAGAGTTATCTTGTATTCTCCAACCGAAACTGATAAGTTATATCCTTATGACAGTAGATTACTTAACAATACTGCGCAAGTAGATCCTATAAGGCCAGATTACGACAAGTGGCCGAATTTTCGTGAAGCCAATGGCATGACGGTTTACTTAAAGCCCGGAGAAATGTTGTATATTCCACCAAAATGGTGGCATCATGTAACCGCTCTTACTCCGAGTTTTTCGATCAGTTTCTGGTggaattaa
- the LOC105201769 gene encoding bifunctional peptidase and arginyl-hydroxylase JMJD5 isoform X1 — translation MACSDSMITVSWELLTKELKNIPIEIKLHLTSIINILQTSDKQLTSEKWINASITRVEACLDRTWEVLNSGYWKDVSIEYRYCYSLCVIVKAVLLELQYKINAESCADKEKKKTVLKNIINQIDRGILLGAPLPSMPNLLTAIATKLNNCYAEESDTINIEDISINHERTDYLISNCPDRYFEKPSMQTFYNKIFMPKLPAVLTECITHWKALTLWKNSNYLNKVAGSRTVPIEIGSRYTEEDWTQNLVNFSEFLQKHVIASNSEVGYLAQHQLFEQIPELKEDFEVPEYCCFSDSEENDAESSEVDINAWFGPANTVSPLHFDPKNNLLSQVFGYKRVILYSPTETDKLYPYDSRLLNNTAQVDPIRPDYDKWPNFREANGMTVYLKPGEMLYIPPKWWHHVTALTPSFSISFWWN, via the exons ATGGCTTGCAGTGATTCTATGATAACAGTCTCCTGGGAATTGTTaacaaaagaattgaaaaatatacctaTTGAAATAAAACTACACTTGACATCAATAATCAACATACTACAAACATCTGACAAACAATT AACTTCAGAAAAGTGGATAAATGCTTCAATAACAAGAGTGGAAGCTTGTTTAGACCGCACATGGGAGGTATTGAATTCAGGCTACTGGAAAGATGTCTCAATAGAATACAGATATTGTTATTCTCTATGTGTTATTGTAAAg GCTGTATTATTAGAACttcagtataaaataaatgctgAAAGTTGTGCTgataaagagaagaaaaagactgtattgaagaatattattaacCAAATTGATAGAGGCATTTTGTTAGGCGCACCTCTTCCCAGTATGCCAAATTTATTAACAGCTATTGCCACGAAGTTAAATAACTGTTATGCTG aaGAATCTGATACTATAAATATAGAAGATATTTCAATTAATCATGAAAGGACTGACTACTTAATTTCTAATTGCCCGgatagatattttgaaaaacCTTCAATGcaaacattttacaataaaatttttatgccaAAGTTACCAGCTGTATTAACAG AGTGTATAACTCACTGGAAAGCGTTAACATTATGGAAGAAttctaattatttgaataaagttGCGGGATCTCGGACAGTACCTATTGAAATTGGATCCCGTTATACTGAAGAAGATTGGACACAGAATCTTgttaatttttctgaatttttacaAAAGCACGTTATTGCAAGTAACAGTGAAGTTGGGTATTTAGCACAACATCAATTATTCGAACAG ATACCAGAATTGAAAGAGGATTTTGAAGTACCAGAGTATTGTTGCTTTTCGGATAGCGAAGAGAATGATGCAGAATCATCAGAAGTTGATATAAACGCTTGGTTTGGACCCGCTAATACAGTGTCGCCTTTGCATTTTGATCCAAAAAACAATCTGCTTTCTCAG GTATTTGGTTACAAAAGAGTTATCTTGTATTCTCCAACCGAAACTGATAAGTTATATCCTTATGACAGTAGATTACTTAACAATACTGCGCAAGTAGATCCTATAAGGCCAGATTACGACAAGTGGCCGAATTTTCGTGAAGCCAATGGCATGACGGTTTACTTAAAGCCCGGAGAAATGTTGTATATTCCACCAAAATGGTGGCATCATGTAACCGCTCTTACTCCGAGTTTTTCGATCAGTTTCTGGTggaattaa
- the LOC105201769 gene encoding bifunctional peptidase and arginyl-hydroxylase JMJD5 isoform X2 has translation MACSDSMITVSWELLTKELKNIPIEIKLHLTSIINILQTSDKQLTSEKWINASITRVEACLDRTWEVLNSGYWKDVSIEYRYCYSLCVIVKAVLLELQYKINAESCADKEKKKTVLKNIINQIDRGILLGAPLPSMPNLLTAIATKLNNCYAESDTINIEDISINHERTDYLISNCPDRYFEKPSMQTFYNKIFMPKLPAVLTECITHWKALTLWKNSNYLNKVAGSRTVPIEIGSRYTEEDWTQNLVNFSEFLQKHVIASNSEVGYLAQHQLFEQIPELKEDFEVPEYCCFSDSEENDAESSEVDINAWFGPANTVSPLHFDPKNNLLSQVFGYKRVILYSPTETDKLYPYDSRLLNNTAQVDPIRPDYDKWPNFREANGMTVYLKPGEMLYIPPKWWHHVTALTPSFSISFWWN, from the exons ATGGCTTGCAGTGATTCTATGATAACAGTCTCCTGGGAATTGTTaacaaaagaattgaaaaatatacctaTTGAAATAAAACTACACTTGACATCAATAATCAACATACTACAAACATCTGACAAACAATT AACTTCAGAAAAGTGGATAAATGCTTCAATAACAAGAGTGGAAGCTTGTTTAGACCGCACATGGGAGGTATTGAATTCAGGCTACTGGAAAGATGTCTCAATAGAATACAGATATTGTTATTCTCTATGTGTTATTGTAAAg GCTGTATTATTAGAACttcagtataaaataaatgctgAAAGTTGTGCTgataaagagaagaaaaagactgtattgaagaatattattaacCAAATTGATAGAGGCATTTTGTTAGGCGCACCTCTTCCCAGTATGCCAAATTTATTAACAGCTATTGCCACGAAGTTAAATAACTGTTATGCTG AATCTGATACTATAAATATAGAAGATATTTCAATTAATCATGAAAGGACTGACTACTTAATTTCTAATTGCCCGgatagatattttgaaaaacCTTCAATGcaaacattttacaataaaatttttatgccaAAGTTACCAGCTGTATTAACAG AGTGTATAACTCACTGGAAAGCGTTAACATTATGGAAGAAttctaattatttgaataaagttGCGGGATCTCGGACAGTACCTATTGAAATTGGATCCCGTTATACTGAAGAAGATTGGACACAGAATCTTgttaatttttctgaatttttacaAAAGCACGTTATTGCAAGTAACAGTGAAGTTGGGTATTTAGCACAACATCAATTATTCGAACAG ATACCAGAATTGAAAGAGGATTTTGAAGTACCAGAGTATTGTTGCTTTTCGGATAGCGAAGAGAATGATGCAGAATCATCAGAAGTTGATATAAACGCTTGGTTTGGACCCGCTAATACAGTGTCGCCTTTGCATTTTGATCCAAAAAACAATCTGCTTTCTCAG GTATTTGGTTACAAAAGAGTTATCTTGTATTCTCCAACCGAAACTGATAAGTTATATCCTTATGACAGTAGATTACTTAACAATACTGCGCAAGTAGATCCTATAAGGCCAGATTACGACAAGTGGCCGAATTTTCGTGAAGCCAATGGCATGACGGTTTACTTAAAGCCCGGAGAAATGTTGTATATTCCACCAAAATGGTGGCATCATGTAACCGCTCTTACTCCGAGTTTTTCGATCAGTTTCTGGTggaattaa
- the LOC105201854 gene encoding serine/arginine repetitive matrix protein 2 isoform X2: MDHRQKVVVVPQQSKVKIEDDDDEDVEALRLAALKSLRTKDTTHKRSALSQMQKVLPQITQSSRFAYKNQRPIKKNYYHNHNRVQQRQNGHLYYQSHRNPNLIAIVPVDEPSPLQQAPLSCPVEKTEPYVEQEVSKFHRFKDSGSASEEEDIKEQKSIVTSVKTEIIAKEKTDEFSEKVERSQEEAIESPQKNGDTPEEDGNDDDDDVLLMADLEEEDSLERLMDEMEREMNDENKLSERKEKKCHKGEDKNIVKGDEGSKNVEQKAKSDDSYGKKERNIAVLSLTTIVRNDRRSVSPHVTNRVSQKRRSLSPRSRLRKKSPRRSPRKSPVRQLKKSPRETTRYRSPPSSRYSPRSRSPRLSPRRSPNRISIKRSPLRKLSPRGRSPLRKLSPRARSPKLLSRSRSPLPLRSRSPRRSKSPRLRSPKISRSRTPRLSRSRSPRYSPLLRSPRSKSSPRLSPRRVSPRRLRSRSRSLGLSSPRRGLSRLRSPKASPRRTPTRLRSPRLSPRRSPWSSPRHSPRLSPRRKRSPKWSPKELSRKHGPRSITPDNLDGYMREASPIFKGTATPEMPRTTKTKLKDEAYERPTMTETAKESVDTVSDPVLEARRKKFESTRPIDPVNANKKIKLSKNHTTNTKIEPSEAMEIQLNSARSNKTVEEYDVQEMDLGLEEDYELEECEETIENTSPSAFTSTINTCIDVEPQKTEKEKPSKKKKKRDKELYQVGKLKSELPLSERIGKDKKCKKRKDIIPEQDVDVIFEDVTVEEEGDLRAELSRRRAERLNRTVPIQSARLVQSAFKGVVNEAVKNNAKVNQRHVINTDEKSNQKEVRRVTVLHRTLTELHDSEDESTLDSKVPVRLRLGLNKQESRESKARKATKRQGRKE, encoded by the exons ATGGACCATCGTCAAAAG GTGGTTGTAGTTCCTCAACAATCAAAAGTCAAAATCGAAGACGATGACGACGAGGATGTTGAAGCACTAAGACTGGCAGCGCTTAAATCATTACGTACAAAGGATACCACTCATAAAAGATCAGCGTTATCGCAAATGCAGAAAGTACTACCACAAATAACGCAGTCATCTcgttttgcatataaaaatcaaCGGcctataaagaaaaattattatcacaaTCACAACAGAGTGCAACAAAGGCAAAATGGT CATTTATATTATCAGAGCCATCGTAATCCGAACTTGATAGCGATAGTTCCTGTAGATGAACCTTCGCCACTTCAACAAGCCCCATTATCTTGTCCTGTAGAAAAGACTGAGCCATATGTAGAACAAG AAGTATCAAAATTCCATCGTTTTAAAGATAGTGGGAGTGCTTCTGAAGAAGAAGATATAAAGGAACAGAAAAGCATTGTGACTTCTGTAAAAACAGAAATTATAGCAAAAGAGAAAACAGATGAGTTTTCAGAAAAGGTAGAAAGAAGTCAGGAGGAAGCTATAGAAAGTCCGCAAAAGAATGGTGATACTCCAGAAGAGGATGGtaacgatgatgacgatgatgtaCTTTTAATGGCTGATCTTGAGGAGGAAGATAGTTTAGAACGTTTAATGGACGAGATGGAAAGGGAAATGAATGATGAAAATAAGTTGTCtgaaaggaaagagaagaaatgtCATAAGGGcgaagataaaaatattgttaaaggTGATGAAGGAAGTAAAAATGTAGAACAGAAGGCGAAATCGGACGACAGCTATGGTAAGAAGGAAAGGAATATTGCTGTCTTATCTCTGACTACAATTGTCAGGAATGATAGAAGATCGGTCTCTCCGCACGTAACGAATCGAGTTAGTCAAAAACGTAGATCGTTATCTCCAAGATCGCGATTGCGAAAGAAATCACCAAGAAGATCTCCTAGAAAATCTCCAGTTAGACAGCTGAAAAAATCTCCAAGGGAAACGACGAGATACAGATCACCTCCGTCATCACGATATTCTCCTAGATCTAGATCACCTAGACTCTCACCACGTAGATCTCCAAACAGAATATCCATAAAAAGATCGCCGCTCAGGAAATTATCGCCGAGAGGCAGATCACCGCTCAGGAAATTATCACCGAGAGCCAGATCACCCAAACTTTTGTCGCGTTCCAGATCGCCTCTGCCACTCAGATCAAGGTCACCGAGACGATCGAAATCTCCAAGACTTCGTTCACCCAAGATATCACGCTCTAGAACGCCACGATTGTCAAGATCAAGATCACCAAGATATTCACCACTGCTTAGATCTCCCAGATCCAAATCATCACCTAGATTATCTCCGAGAAGAGTATCACCACGTCGATTACGGTCTAGATCTAGATCTCTCGGTTTGTCTTCTCCGCGAAGAGGATTATCTCGCTTGAGATCGCCAAAAGCATCGCCGCGTAGAACACCAACTCGCTTGAGATCACCACGACTTTCACCACGTAGGTCACCATGGTCATCCCCGAGACATTCACCTCGTCTTTCGCCACGTCGGAAGCGATCTCCGAAGTGGTCACCTAAAGAATTATCCAGAAAGCACGGTCCACGTTCAATCACTCCAGATAATCTAGATGGATATATGAGAGAAGCCTCTCCAATTTTTAAAGGTACAGCAACTCCGGAAATGCCCAGAACAACAAAAACAAAACTGAAAGATGAAGCATATGAAAGACCAACAATGACGGAGACAGCGAAAGAATCTGTTGATACAGTTAGTGATCCTGTATTAGAGgcaagaagaaagaaatttgaGTCTACGAGGCCTATCGATCCTGTAAATGccaataaaaagattaaattatccAAAAATCATACTACAAATACGAAAATTGAGCCTTCAGAAGCAATGGAGATTCAATTGAATAGTGCAAGATCAAATAAAACTGTAGAGGAGTACGATGTTCAAGAAATGGATTTAGGTTTGGAAGAAGATTATGAGCTTGAAGAGTGTGAAGAAACAATTGAAAATACATCGCCCAGCGCTTTTACAAGTACCATAAACACGTGCATTGATGTGGAGCCACAAaaaacagagaaagaaaaaccttcaaagaaaaagaaaaagcgcgATAAGGAGTTATATCAAGTGGGAAAACTGAAGAGTGAACTACCGCTTTCCGAACGTATTGGAAAGGACAAGAAGTGTAAAAAACGTAAAGATATAATTCCCGAACAAGACGTGGATGTTATATTTGAAGATGTAACTGTAGAGGAGGAAGGAGACTTACGAGCGGAACTTAGCAGAAGACGCGCCGAAAGATTGAATAGAACAGTACCGATTCAGTCTGCTAGATTGGTGCAGTCGGCTTTTAAAGGCGTTGTAAATGA agctgTGAAGAATAACGCAAAAGTCAATCAGAGGCATGTCATTAATACTGATGAAAAAt CTAATCAAAAGGAAGTTAGGCGAGTTACTGTGTTACATAGAACATTAACCGAATTACATGATTCTGaag ACGAAAGTACTCTTGACTCGAAGGTACCTGTACGTCTCAGACTGGGACTTAATAAGCAAGAATCGAGAGAATCTAAGGCTCGAAAAGCAACCAAAAGACAGGGTCGTAAG gaataa
- the LOC105201854 gene encoding serine/arginine repetitive matrix protein 2 isoform X1 yields the protein MDHRQKVVVVPQQSKVKIEDDDDEDVEALRLAALKSLRTKDTTHKRSALSQMQKVLPQITQSSRFAYKNQRPIKKNYYHNHNRVQQRQNGHLYYQSHRNPNLIAIVPVDEPSPLQQAPLSCPVEKTEPYVEQEVSKFHRFKDSGSASEEEDIKEQKSIVTSVKTEIIAKEKTDEFSEKVERSQEEAIESPQKNGDTPEEDGNDDDDDVLLMADLEEEDSLERLMDEMEREMNDENKLSERKEKKCHKGEDKNIVKGDEGSKNVEQKAKSDDSYGKKERNIAVLSLTTIVRNDRRSVSPHVTNRVSQKRRSLSPRSRLRKKSPRRSPRKSPVRQLKKSPRETTRYRSPPSSRYSPRSRSPRLSPRRSPNRISIKRSPLRKLSPRGRSPLRKLSPRARSPKLLSRSRSPLPLRSRSPRRSKSPRLRSPKISRSRTPRLSRSRSPRYSPLLRSPRSKSSPRLSPRRVSPRRLRSRSRSLGLSSPRRGLSRLRSPKASPRRTPTRLRSPRLSPRRSPWSSPRHSPRLSPRRKRSPKWSPKELSRKHGPRSITPDNLDGYMREASPIFKGTATPEMPRTTKTKLKDEAYERPTMTETAKESVDTVSDPVLEARRKKFESTRPIDPVNANKKIKLSKNHTTNTKIEPSEAMEIQLNSARSNKTVEEYDVQEMDLGLEEDYELEECEETIENTSPSAFTSTINTCIDVEPQKTEKEKPSKKKKKRDKELYQVGKLKSELPLSERIGKDKKCKKRKDIIPEQDVDVIFEDVTVEEEGDLRAELSRRRAERLNRTVPIQSARLVQSAFKGVVNEAVKNNAKVNQRHVINTDEKSNQKEVRRVTVLHRTLTELHDSEDESTLDSKVPVRLRLGLNKQESRESKARKATKRQGRKVKHKNHLSLKDPEYIL from the exons ATGGACCATCGTCAAAAG GTGGTTGTAGTTCCTCAACAATCAAAAGTCAAAATCGAAGACGATGACGACGAGGATGTTGAAGCACTAAGACTGGCAGCGCTTAAATCATTACGTACAAAGGATACCACTCATAAAAGATCAGCGTTATCGCAAATGCAGAAAGTACTACCACAAATAACGCAGTCATCTcgttttgcatataaaaatcaaCGGcctataaagaaaaattattatcacaaTCACAACAGAGTGCAACAAAGGCAAAATGGT CATTTATATTATCAGAGCCATCGTAATCCGAACTTGATAGCGATAGTTCCTGTAGATGAACCTTCGCCACTTCAACAAGCCCCATTATCTTGTCCTGTAGAAAAGACTGAGCCATATGTAGAACAAG AAGTATCAAAATTCCATCGTTTTAAAGATAGTGGGAGTGCTTCTGAAGAAGAAGATATAAAGGAACAGAAAAGCATTGTGACTTCTGTAAAAACAGAAATTATAGCAAAAGAGAAAACAGATGAGTTTTCAGAAAAGGTAGAAAGAAGTCAGGAGGAAGCTATAGAAAGTCCGCAAAAGAATGGTGATACTCCAGAAGAGGATGGtaacgatgatgacgatgatgtaCTTTTAATGGCTGATCTTGAGGAGGAAGATAGTTTAGAACGTTTAATGGACGAGATGGAAAGGGAAATGAATGATGAAAATAAGTTGTCtgaaaggaaagagaagaaatgtCATAAGGGcgaagataaaaatattgttaaaggTGATGAAGGAAGTAAAAATGTAGAACAGAAGGCGAAATCGGACGACAGCTATGGTAAGAAGGAAAGGAATATTGCTGTCTTATCTCTGACTACAATTGTCAGGAATGATAGAAGATCGGTCTCTCCGCACGTAACGAATCGAGTTAGTCAAAAACGTAGATCGTTATCTCCAAGATCGCGATTGCGAAAGAAATCACCAAGAAGATCTCCTAGAAAATCTCCAGTTAGACAGCTGAAAAAATCTCCAAGGGAAACGACGAGATACAGATCACCTCCGTCATCACGATATTCTCCTAGATCTAGATCACCTAGACTCTCACCACGTAGATCTCCAAACAGAATATCCATAAAAAGATCGCCGCTCAGGAAATTATCGCCGAGAGGCAGATCACCGCTCAGGAAATTATCACCGAGAGCCAGATCACCCAAACTTTTGTCGCGTTCCAGATCGCCTCTGCCACTCAGATCAAGGTCACCGAGACGATCGAAATCTCCAAGACTTCGTTCACCCAAGATATCACGCTCTAGAACGCCACGATTGTCAAGATCAAGATCACCAAGATATTCACCACTGCTTAGATCTCCCAGATCCAAATCATCACCTAGATTATCTCCGAGAAGAGTATCACCACGTCGATTACGGTCTAGATCTAGATCTCTCGGTTTGTCTTCTCCGCGAAGAGGATTATCTCGCTTGAGATCGCCAAAAGCATCGCCGCGTAGAACACCAACTCGCTTGAGATCACCACGACTTTCACCACGTAGGTCACCATGGTCATCCCCGAGACATTCACCTCGTCTTTCGCCACGTCGGAAGCGATCTCCGAAGTGGTCACCTAAAGAATTATCCAGAAAGCACGGTCCACGTTCAATCACTCCAGATAATCTAGATGGATATATGAGAGAAGCCTCTCCAATTTTTAAAGGTACAGCAACTCCGGAAATGCCCAGAACAACAAAAACAAAACTGAAAGATGAAGCATATGAAAGACCAACAATGACGGAGACAGCGAAAGAATCTGTTGATACAGTTAGTGATCCTGTATTAGAGgcaagaagaaagaaatttgaGTCTACGAGGCCTATCGATCCTGTAAATGccaataaaaagattaaattatccAAAAATCATACTACAAATACGAAAATTGAGCCTTCAGAAGCAATGGAGATTCAATTGAATAGTGCAAGATCAAATAAAACTGTAGAGGAGTACGATGTTCAAGAAATGGATTTAGGTTTGGAAGAAGATTATGAGCTTGAAGAGTGTGAAGAAACAATTGAAAATACATCGCCCAGCGCTTTTACAAGTACCATAAACACGTGCATTGATGTGGAGCCACAAaaaacagagaaagaaaaaccttcaaagaaaaagaaaaagcgcgATAAGGAGTTATATCAAGTGGGAAAACTGAAGAGTGAACTACCGCTTTCCGAACGTATTGGAAAGGACAAGAAGTGTAAAAAACGTAAAGATATAATTCCCGAACAAGACGTGGATGTTATATTTGAAGATGTAACTGTAGAGGAGGAAGGAGACTTACGAGCGGAACTTAGCAGAAGACGCGCCGAAAGATTGAATAGAACAGTACCGATTCAGTCTGCTAGATTGGTGCAGTCGGCTTTTAAAGGCGTTGTAAATGA agctgTGAAGAATAACGCAAAAGTCAATCAGAGGCATGTCATTAATACTGATGAAAAAt CTAATCAAAAGGAAGTTAGGCGAGTTACTGTGTTACATAGAACATTAACCGAATTACATGATTCTGaag ACGAAAGTACTCTTGACTCGAAGGTACCTGTACGTCTCAGACTGGGACTTAATAAGCAAGAATCGAGAGAATCTAAGGCTCGAAAAGCAACCAAAAGACAGGGTCGTAAGGTAAAGCACAAAAATCATTTGTCTCTAAAAGATCCTGAATATATTTTGTAG